The Lepeophtheirus salmonis chromosome 1, UVic_Lsal_1.4, whole genome shotgun sequence genome has a segment encoding these proteins:
- the LOC121124174 gene encoding uncharacterized protein, with amino-acid sequence MKTFSYQLMSFIAGPLLLFVSVKGIQKVRLEPQQRGVFVSGNVSVVDKSRLRIEHFNFDGNGLESFFYVGQWGQPGSKYGMKVDYPKGNPYATLLQFKNQNVTLQMPDGVRTWDLRWISIWSAHFRADYGHAYVGRGIFYDVSPKTTEPPLYNLEYLYQDDHSKSSGIKSYPRKLFWGASMYLIIKCSY; translated from the exons ATGAAGACCTTCAGCTATCAATTAATGTCGTTCATTGCTGGGCCTCTACTATTATTTGTATCTGTTAAAGGGATTCAAAAAGTTCGTTTGGAGCCACAGCAAAGAGGAGTATTTGTCTCAGGGAACGTTTCTGTTGTGGATAAATCTAGATTGAGGATCGAACACTTTAACTTTGATGGAAATGGATTAgagagttttttttatgttgggcAGTGGGGACAACCAGGATCCAAGTATGGAATGAAGGTGGATTATCCAAAGGGAAATCCCTATGCCACACTCCTTCAATTTAAGAATCAG AATGTCACATTGCAAATGCCGGATGGAGTTCGTACATGGGATCTCCGATGGATATCTATTTGGAGTGCACACTTTAGAGCAGACTATGGGCATGCGTATGTGGGGCGTGGGATATTCTATGATGTGTCTCCAAAAACAACAGAGCCTCCATTGTATAATCTTGAGTATCTCTACCAAGATGATCACTCCAAGAGTTCGGGAATAAAATCATATCCCCGAAAGCTTTTCTGGGGAGCTTCCATGTACTTGATCATTAAATgcagttattaa